In Oceanobacillus sp. FSL K6-2867, one DNA window encodes the following:
- a CDS encoding DUF1934 domain-containing protein, whose product MDAPKKKIAITLETTIEDDGQLEHTKQSHQGDFFQKNNMDVLIFEEVLEDGSTIKNLLTIHPHKVSINRSGAVKMNQKFQADQITENIYHHPHGKIHMETNTEAIVYNKAGDGREATLTIHYTVKLNGQENRKHTLKLAYQEEDHQ is encoded by the coding sequence ATGGATGCACCGAAAAAAAAGATAGCTATTACACTGGAAACAACCATCGAAGATGATGGACAACTGGAGCACACGAAACAGAGCCACCAAGGAGACTTTTTTCAGAAAAACAACATGGACGTATTGATTTTTGAGGAAGTCTTAGAAGATGGTTCCACGATTAAAAACTTGCTTACCATCCATCCGCACAAGGTTAGTATCAATCGTTCTGGTGCAGTGAAGATGAATCAAAAATTTCAAGCTGACCAAATAACGGAAAATATATATCACCATCCCCATGGAAAAATACATATGGAAACAAATACCGAAGCAATTGTGTATAACAAAGCAGGCGATGGAAGAGAGGCTACCTTAACCATTCATTATACAGTGAAGTTAAATGGGCAGGAAAATCGGAAACATACATTGAAATTGGCATATCAAGAGGAGGATCATCAATGA